The Microbacterium sp. Nx66 genome contains a region encoding:
- a CDS encoding enoyl-CoA hydratase/isomerase family protein translates to MSDAVLFAVDEGMARLTLNRPTRLNAFNADLAYAWRDATVEATSRDDVQAILIDAAGPAFCAGGDVIDMAMTMGSSGAEITALAEVINTGIRALTESSVPVVAAAHGTTAGGGLGILLATDYAVVGSRSQLGSLYANIGLTPDLSVSAQLARAVGQRRALQLVLQDRLLTAAEALDWGLVAEVVEGEDSRTEADRVRARAEEVARFWLAGAADAYGQAKRLVRSQPERTFAEQLSEEARSIGAALETPDAQARVAAFAEASAKKAG, encoded by the coding sequence ATGAGTGATGCCGTCCTGTTCGCCGTCGACGAGGGGATGGCGCGGCTGACGCTGAACCGTCCGACCCGCCTCAACGCCTTCAACGCCGATCTGGCGTACGCCTGGCGGGATGCGACGGTCGAGGCGACGTCGCGCGACGACGTGCAGGCCATCCTCATCGACGCGGCGGGACCGGCGTTCTGCGCGGGCGGCGACGTGATCGACATGGCGATGACCATGGGGTCGTCCGGGGCGGAGATCACCGCGCTGGCCGAGGTCATCAACACCGGGATCCGCGCGCTCACGGAGTCGAGCGTGCCCGTGGTCGCCGCCGCGCACGGGACGACGGCCGGCGGTGGACTCGGCATCCTGCTCGCCACGGACTACGCCGTGGTGGGCTCGCGGTCGCAGCTCGGGAGCCTGTACGCGAACATCGGCCTCACGCCCGACCTCTCCGTGTCGGCGCAGCTCGCGCGGGCCGTCGGCCAGCGCCGCGCCCTCCAGCTGGTGCTGCAGGACCGGCTGCTCACCGCCGCGGAGGCCCTCGACTGGGGGCTGGTGGCCGAGGTCGTGGAAGGCGAGGACAGCAGGACGGAAGCCGACCGGGTCCGTGCGCGGGCCGAGGAGGTCGCGCGGTTCTGGCTCGCCGGGGCCGCCGACGCGTACGGACAGGCCAAGCGGCTGGTGCGGTCGCAGCCGGAGCGCACGTTCGCCGAGCAGTTGAGCGAGGAGGCCCGGTCCATCGGCGCCGCCCTGGAGACCCCGGACGCGCAGGCGCGGGTCGCGGCCTTCGCTGAGGCATCCGCGAAGAAGGCCGGCTGA
- a CDS encoding winged helix-turn-helix transcriptional regulator has product MTVSFAQIRDSQPALFDQGCGTRVVLDHIMSKWGVLVLSCLSDGTHRWGELRRQVDGISEKMLASTLRTLTDDGLVHRESLPTVPPHVEYSLTPLGRDLMERMLPLMEWVAAHADGMLARD; this is encoded by the coding sequence ATGACGGTGAGTTTTGCGCAGATCCGCGATTCGCAGCCGGCGCTCTTCGATCAGGGGTGCGGCACGCGCGTCGTCCTGGACCACATCATGAGCAAGTGGGGCGTTCTGGTTCTCTCATGTCTCTCCGACGGCACCCACCGCTGGGGAGAGCTGCGCCGACAGGTGGACGGCATCAGCGAGAAGATGCTCGCCTCCACCCTGCGCACGCTCACCGACGACGGCCTGGTGCACCGGGAATCGCTGCCGACGGTGCCGCCGCACGTCGAGTACAGCCTCACGCCGCTGGGGCGCGACCTGATGGAGCGGATGCTGCCCCTGATGGAGTGGGTGGCGGCGCACGCCGACGGAATGCTCGCTCGCGACTGA
- a CDS encoding TetR family transcriptional regulator — protein sequence MENSAESTREQRKRRTTRALTQAARRLTAERGFAGFTVEELCADAGVSRRTFFNYFESKENAVFGFAVIDSRQEELEAVFLERDGDLLDDFVQLTVERFALFDPIEHAAELFAVIEQEPRLLRAAFEQQEKHERRDIALVARRIGGATDAELRAEVLVHSVGALVRLCMEQLLHHHSTEPFADLIARRLRLARDLYSPSQKAH from the coding sequence ATGGAGAACAGTGCAGAATCCACGAGGGAGCAACGCAAGCGGCGGACCACGCGGGCACTCACCCAGGCCGCACGCCGCCTGACGGCCGAGCGGGGCTTCGCCGGCTTCACGGTCGAAGAGCTGTGCGCCGACGCCGGAGTCTCCCGGCGCACGTTCTTCAACTACTTCGAGAGCAAGGAGAACGCCGTCTTCGGGTTCGCCGTGATCGACTCCCGCCAGGAGGAGCTCGAAGCGGTCTTCCTCGAGCGCGACGGCGATCTCCTGGACGACTTCGTGCAGCTCACCGTCGAGCGCTTCGCCCTCTTCGATCCGATCGAGCACGCCGCCGAGCTGTTCGCCGTCATCGAGCAGGAGCCGCGACTGCTGCGCGCGGCGTTCGAGCAGCAGGAGAAGCACGAGCGGCGCGACATCGCCCTCGTCGCGCGCCGCATCGGCGGTGCCACCGACGCGGAGCTCCGCGCCGAAGTGCTCGTCCACTCCGTCGGCGCGCTCGTCCGCCTCTGCATGGAGCAGCTGCTGCACCACCACTCCACCGAGCCGTTCGCCGACCTCATCGCCCGCCGACTGCGCCTCGCGCGCGACCTCTACTCCCCTTCACAGAAAGCCCACTGA
- a CDS encoding DUF2273 domain-containing protein, translating into MNASVIGGAAATVLALTWIVWGFWAFLLVTLAMLVGAVVGRIVDGRLDVRALADVVRGRRSSS; encoded by the coding sequence GTGAACGCCTCGGTGATCGGCGGAGCTGCGGCGACGGTGCTCGCGCTGACCTGGATCGTCTGGGGGTTCTGGGCGTTCCTGCTCGTCACCCTCGCGATGCTCGTCGGCGCCGTCGTCGGCCGCATCGTCGACGGTCGCCTGGACGTGCGGGCGCTCGCCGACGTGGTGCGCGGGCGGCGATCGTCCTCATGA
- a CDS encoding SDR family oxidoreductase, translated as MTILVTGSTGHLGRLIVAALLERGVEPQAIRAGARDLAKGADLGVPVVRLDYTDPESVAAALDGVDTVVLVSGSEVGQRVAQHRAVIDAAKDAGVSKFIYTSAPKATTSALVLAPEHKATEELIAAAGLPAVILRNNWYTENYAADLARATETGTLSAGTGDGRVASASRKDYAEAAAAVATEDGHIGAVYELGGDVAWTYADLAAAMTEVTGREVTFRPLSADEQLAALRAAGLDEGTAGFVVALDAGIRDGALADTDGTLRRLIGRPTTPLVEGLRALA; from the coding sequence ATGACCATCCTCGTCACCGGTTCGACCGGTCACCTCGGCCGCCTCATCGTCGCCGCCCTCCTGGAGCGCGGTGTCGAGCCGCAGGCGATCCGCGCCGGCGCCCGCGACCTCGCCAAGGGTGCCGACCTCGGCGTGCCCGTCGTCCGTCTCGACTACACCGACCCGGAATCGGTCGCCGCGGCGCTCGACGGCGTGGACACCGTCGTGCTCGTCTCGGGCTCCGAGGTGGGCCAGCGCGTCGCGCAGCATCGGGCGGTGATCGACGCCGCGAAGGACGCCGGCGTGTCGAAGTTCATCTACACGAGCGCGCCGAAGGCCACCACGAGCGCCCTCGTCCTGGCTCCCGAGCACAAGGCCACCGAGGAGCTCATCGCGGCCGCAGGCCTCCCCGCGGTGATCCTCCGCAACAACTGGTACACCGAGAACTACGCCGCCGACCTCGCCCGCGCCACCGAGACCGGCACCCTCAGCGCCGGCACCGGAGACGGCCGCGTCGCCTCCGCCAGCCGGAAGGACTACGCCGAGGCCGCCGCGGCCGTGGCCACGGAGGATGGACACATCGGCGCCGTCTACGAGCTCGGCGGAGACGTCGCGTGGACCTACGCCGACCTTGCCGCCGCGATGACCGAGGTCACCGGCCGCGAGGTCACCTTCCGCCCGCTCTCCGCGGACGAGCAGCTCGCCGCGCTGCGCGCCGCCGGGCTCGATGAGGGCACCGCCGGCTTCGTCGTCGCCCTCGACGCCGGTATCCGCGACGGCGCACTGGCAGACACCGACGGCACACTCCGTCGCCTCATCGGCCGCCCGACGACACCGCTCGTCGAAGGCCTCCGCGCCCTGGCGTGA
- a CDS encoding CPBP family intramembrane glutamic endopeptidase encodes MIDAAPHRSAWQRFWDRGGWWRALLLAAVYYGLYQLLSLALLPLAAQVDDPASAAGVLVYDVLPILVGGLLLVAFIASLGWWRPVFGPQPIRGAGWMWIAIIAVLLFNVLRFLTIEDGSVGRDVVATWLLAGLAIGFAEEVLTRGLVVKMMRDAGARELVVAVVSAAIFAALHAGNLLTGQDLLPTLFQLVYTFAFGICMYLALRVTGTIIAPILLHASTDPSIFLQTMHPAEGGLTAVAGLGNIVVIVAGLVLMIFIRGRVGASAPDTFAPQR; translated from the coding sequence GTGATCGACGCCGCACCGCACCGTTCCGCCTGGCAGCGCTTCTGGGATCGCGGAGGCTGGTGGCGCGCCCTCCTGCTCGCGGCCGTGTACTACGGGCTCTATCAGCTGCTCTCGCTGGCCCTCCTCCCGCTGGCCGCGCAGGTCGACGATCCGGCGAGTGCAGCCGGCGTCCTCGTCTACGACGTCCTGCCGATCCTCGTCGGGGGCCTCCTGCTGGTCGCGTTCATCGCCTCGCTCGGGTGGTGGCGACCCGTGTTCGGGCCCCAGCCCATCCGGGGAGCGGGGTGGATGTGGATCGCGATCATCGCGGTCCTGCTGTTCAACGTCCTCCGTTTCCTCACGATCGAGGACGGCAGCGTCGGACGTGATGTTGTCGCGACCTGGCTGCTCGCGGGACTCGCCATCGGCTTCGCGGAAGAGGTGCTCACGCGCGGCCTCGTCGTGAAGATGATGCGGGACGCCGGCGCACGCGAACTGGTCGTCGCGGTGGTCTCCGCGGCGATCTTCGCCGCTCTGCATGCGGGGAATCTCCTGACGGGGCAGGATCTGCTCCCGACGCTGTTCCAGCTCGTGTACACGTTCGCGTTCGGCATCTGCATGTACCTCGCGCTCCGGGTCACCGGGACGATCATCGCCCCGATCCTCCTGCACGCCAGCACCGATCCGAGTATCTTCCTGCAGACCATGCACCCCGCCGAGGGCGGGCTCACCGCGGTCGCGGGGCTCGGCAACATCGTCGTGATCGTCGCGGGTCTCGTGCTGATGATCTTCATCCGTGGTCGGGTCGGGGCTTCCGCACCCGACACCTTCGCCCCGCAGCGCTGA
- a CDS encoding inositol monophosphatase family protein, translating to MDAVELSALAAEIAEEAGALARTRRREGVRLAATKSTLADIVTDADREVEELIRERLRAARPADGFLGEESGAATGDSGITWVVDPIDGTVNYAYGIPAYNVSIAAVSGPPEPDEWEALAAAVHAPAVGETFTAARGHGAWSDGVRLAVTEVTDAGALLATGFGYDPTTHDGDLATVRRVMPIARDLRRMGSAALDLAYVAAGRLDGYFERGLKPWDHAAGALLVQEAGGRVSRIDRESPRPFLIAGCVTLHDRLRAILDEEKP from the coding sequence ATCGACGCTGTCGAGCTCAGCGCCCTGGCGGCCGAGATCGCCGAGGAGGCAGGAGCTCTCGCCCGGACCCGTCGACGGGAGGGCGTACGCCTCGCCGCGACCAAGTCGACGCTCGCCGACATCGTCACGGACGCCGACCGCGAAGTCGAGGAGCTGATCCGCGAGCGCCTGCGCGCGGCGCGACCGGCGGACGGCTTCCTCGGTGAGGAGTCGGGCGCGGCGACCGGCGACAGCGGGATCACCTGGGTGGTCGACCCCATCGACGGCACGGTGAACTACGCCTACGGCATCCCGGCGTACAACGTGAGCATCGCAGCCGTCAGCGGTCCGCCGGAGCCGGACGAGTGGGAGGCGCTGGCCGCGGCCGTGCACGCGCCGGCCGTGGGGGAGACCTTCACGGCTGCTCGCGGCCACGGGGCCTGGTCGGACGGCGTCCGGCTCGCGGTCACCGAGGTGACCGACGCCGGCGCGCTCCTGGCGACCGGATTCGGCTACGACCCGACGACCCACGACGGCGACCTCGCGACGGTCCGGCGGGTGATGCCGATCGCCCGTGACCTTCGTCGTATGGGGTCGGCGGCCCTGGATCTGGCCTATGTGGCGGCCGGCCGACTGGACGGATATTTCGAGCGCGGGCTCAAGCCGTGGGACCATGCCGCGGGCGCGCTGCTCGTCCAGGAGGCGGGTGGCCGGGTCAGCCGGATCGATCGGGAATCGCCGCGGCCTTTCCTGATCGCGGGCTGCGTGACCCTGCACGACCGACTCCGCGCTATCCTCGATGAGGAAAAACCCTGA
- a CDS encoding M23 family metallopeptidase: protein MPFENPQAAAAPTRRSSRPRTAASEASASGSTAPLADAETVIALAAVIPLSRRAARQRQADVPPVPAAPEEPFIAAAPAPAIADVPAVPVVAEIVEKAEDTVPVEDIAPASEPFVAEADAEGDAFERASRAFRTTGSIPTSSASRRSAFAPNAASQTAPKIDTAGLAAVGPRRTRSIRKALTAGATVGAMGLAGLLAVSMTLPAEAVAAAQGGSLASTSLVTAAAADAAGSADDEIQAFVAPSGVQNEPLSRADNFSTVSLVEVAAEQGINYSGEIFTNDPDAAIQWPFLVGVGMSYGYGMRSGRLHEGIDFVPGNGAPIQAIADGTVRIATEQGAAYGVTVYIDHVIDGSVITSHYSHMQYGSLQVKAGDKVKVGDIVGKTGNTGRSYGAHLHFELIVNGTTIDPMPWLKKNAGRTSLTSEE, encoded by the coding sequence TTGCCCTTCGAGAACCCCCAGGCTGCCGCTGCGCCCACGCGCCGGTCCAGCCGCCCTCGCACTGCGGCCTCCGAGGCCTCGGCGAGCGGGTCGACGGCACCCCTCGCTGACGCGGAGACCGTGATCGCCCTCGCTGCTGTCATCCCGCTCTCCCGTCGCGCCGCGCGTCAGCGTCAGGCCGACGTTCCTCCGGTGCCCGCCGCGCCGGAGGAGCCCTTCATTGCGGCGGCTCCCGCGCCTGCCATCGCCGATGTCCCCGCGGTGCCCGTCGTCGCGGAGATCGTCGAGAAGGCCGAGGACACGGTTCCGGTCGAGGACATCGCCCCGGCGTCGGAGCCCTTCGTCGCCGAAGCCGACGCCGAGGGTGACGCCTTCGAGCGCGCCTCCCGCGCCTTCCGCACCACCGGCTCCATCCCGACGTCGTCGGCGTCCCGCCGTTCGGCCTTCGCCCCGAATGCCGCATCGCAGACCGCGCCGAAGATCGACACAGCAGGCCTCGCGGCCGTCGGTCCTCGCCGCACGCGCAGCATCCGCAAGGCCCTCACTGCCGGTGCCACCGTCGGAGCAATGGGCCTCGCCGGCCTCCTGGCCGTGTCCATGACGCTTCCTGCGGAGGCGGTCGCCGCCGCCCAGGGCGGCTCCCTCGCCTCGACCTCCCTCGTCACCGCGGCGGCTGCTGACGCAGCAGGCTCGGCGGACGACGAGATCCAGGCCTTCGTCGCGCCGTCCGGTGTGCAGAACGAGCCCCTCTCGCGGGCCGACAACTTCAGCACCGTCTCGCTCGTCGAGGTCGCCGCGGAGCAGGGCATCAACTACTCCGGCGAGATCTTCACGAACGACCCGGATGCCGCCATCCAGTGGCCGTTCCTCGTCGGCGTCGGCATGAGCTACGGCTACGGCATGCGCAGCGGCCGCCTCCACGAGGGCATCGACTTCGTGCCGGGCAACGGCGCGCCCATCCAGGCCATCGCCGACGGCACCGTCCGCATCGCGACCGAGCAGGGTGCCGCCTACGGTGTCACGGTCTACATCGACCACGTCATCGACGGCTCCGTCATCACGAGCCACTACTCGCACATGCAGTACGGCTCGCTGCAGGTCAAGGCGGGCGACAAGGTCAAGGTGGGCGACATCGTGGGCAAGACCGGCAACACCGGCCGCTCCTACGGCGCGCACCTGCACTTCGAGCTCATCGTGAACGGGACGACCATCGACCCGATGCCGTGGCTCAAGAAGAACGCCGGACGCACGTCTCTCACCTCGGAGGAGTGA
- a CDS encoding RNA polymerase sigma factor yields the protein MAADRWGEALEQAGDRIVAGRAMDGDVAAFAVLVRRYTPMMRAYTHRMLNASAEVDDIVQDAFVTAWQRFGELEDPAKVKSWLMRIVSRKAVDRLRQTRPALDVDEIDRPAPPQASPAAVAEARAGVAALGAALRELPEAQRECWVLRELGGYSYDEIAEELGIPVSTVRGLLSRARRFLITRMEAWR from the coding sequence ATGGCAGCCGACCGCTGGGGTGAGGCGCTGGAGCAGGCTGGGGACCGCATCGTCGCCGGCCGTGCAATGGACGGGGACGTCGCCGCATTCGCGGTGCTCGTGCGCAGGTACACGCCGATGATGAGGGCCTACACGCACAGGATGCTGAACGCATCGGCGGAGGTCGACGACATCGTGCAGGATGCGTTCGTGACCGCGTGGCAGCGGTTCGGTGAGCTGGAGGACCCCGCCAAGGTGAAGAGCTGGCTCATGCGGATCGTGAGCCGCAAAGCGGTGGACCGGCTGCGGCAGACGCGGCCGGCCCTCGACGTGGACGAGATCGACCGGCCCGCGCCGCCGCAGGCGTCGCCCGCCGCGGTCGCCGAAGCGCGAGCGGGTGTCGCGGCCCTCGGTGCCGCTCTGCGCGAGCTCCCCGAGGCCCAGCGCGAGTGCTGGGTGCTGCGGGAGCTGGGCGGCTACAGCTACGACGAGATCGCCGAGGAGCTCGGCATCCCCGTCAGCACGGTGCGCGGACTGCTGTCCCGCGCGCGACGATTCCTGATCACACGGATGGAGGCGTGGCGATGA
- a CDS encoding Asp23/Gls24 family envelope stress response protein, with product MANVTGGTQPKAQVVPASQGAAGKTTIEDAVVAKIAGIAAREVDGVYALGGGAARMMGAIRDALNTTDLAQGISVEVGETQVAVDVTIVAEYPVSLQKVADQVRAAIHRAMVELVGMDVAEVNVTVNDVHIPSEDDDEAPEARVQ from the coding sequence ATGGCGAACGTGACTGGGGGCACCCAGCCCAAGGCTCAGGTCGTCCCGGCGTCGCAGGGGGCGGCGGGGAAGACGACGATCGAGGATGCGGTGGTCGCGAAGATCGCCGGCATCGCGGCGCGGGAGGTCGACGGCGTCTACGCGCTCGGCGGTGGCGCCGCGCGCATGATGGGTGCGATCCGCGACGCCCTCAACACGACCGACCTCGCGCAGGGGATCAGCGTCGAGGTCGGCGAGACGCAGGTGGCCGTCGACGTGACGATCGTGGCGGAGTACCCGGTGTCCCTGCAGAAGGTGGCCGACCAGGTGCGGGCCGCGATCCACCGGGCCATGGTGGAGCTGGTGGGCATGGACGTCGCCGAGGTCAACGTGACCGTCAACGACGTGCACATCCCCTCGGAGGACGACGACGAGGCCCCGGAGGCGCGGGTCCAGTGA
- a CDS encoding PfkB family carbohydrate kinase, which produces MSTETSPGGAAVVIGDALIDEIRDDSGVREFVGGAALNVAVGLRRLGIPTTLIAMVGEDVAGAHIREYLADHGVRLIASAAPHGSSRAVVTRAANGEPSYVFNRAAQERTIRYSDEARAAIGDADIVAVSCFPFDAPDEVDALAAAVEGARLAIDPNPRTGMLSDREEFVRGFERLASRAELVKVGADDAAVLYDGDLDALRARLRSLGVTAVLATAGADGAVLESDGGSVSAPISALPGRVVDTVGAGDATLAAVAAGLVDGGPKAAEEWTALLTRAMDVAAATCRAEGGLLRTPESLAVADRGVYGS; this is translated from the coding sequence GTGAGCACTGAGACTTCCCCCGGCGGCGCGGCCGTCGTCATCGGAGACGCCCTGATCGACGAGATCCGGGATGACAGCGGCGTCCGTGAGTTCGTCGGCGGAGCCGCCCTGAACGTGGCGGTCGGGCTGCGCCGGCTCGGCATCCCCACGACCCTCATCGCGATGGTGGGGGAGGATGTCGCGGGCGCGCACATCCGCGAGTACCTGGCCGATCACGGCGTACGGCTGATCGCGAGCGCGGCGCCGCATGGGTCGTCGCGGGCCGTCGTGACCCGGGCCGCGAACGGCGAGCCGAGTTACGTCTTCAACCGCGCGGCCCAGGAGCGGACCATCCGGTACTCGGACGAGGCGAGGGCCGCCATCGGCGACGCGGACATCGTCGCCGTGAGCTGCTTCCCCTTCGATGCCCCCGACGAGGTCGACGCCCTCGCGGCCGCAGTGGAGGGCGCGCGGCTGGCGATCGACCCGAACCCGCGCACCGGCATGCTGTCCGACCGCGAGGAGTTCGTCCGCGGCTTCGAGCGGCTGGCTTCGAGGGCCGAGCTGGTGAAGGTCGGTGCCGACGACGCTGCCGTGCTCTACGACGGCGACCTCGACGCCCTGCGCGCGCGGCTCCGGAGCCTCGGAGTCACCGCTGTGCTCGCGACGGCCGGGGCAGACGGCGCGGTGCTCGAGTCGGACGGCGGGTCGGTCTCGGCTCCCATTTCGGCGCTCCCTGGTCGCGTGGTCGACACAGTGGGGGCTGGGGATGCGACTCTCGCCGCCGTCGCCGCCGGGCTGGTGGACGGCGGCCCGAAGGCGGCCGAGGAGTGGACGGCCCTGCTCACGCGCGCGATGGACGTGGCCGCCGCGACCTGCCGCGCCGAGGGCGGGCTGCTGCGCACACCGGAGTCGCTGGCCGTCGCCGACCGCGGCGTGTACGGGAGCTGA
- a CDS encoding FBP domain-containing protein, whose amino-acid sequence MRPLTEADVRASFVNADADELRVMEMPHDFLLVDWDYLDFFAWRDPSAGKRGYVLIPHEGRVVGVVLRASEPGRGRSGMCNICHTMQPGNQVALFAARRTGEAGERGDSVGTYICADLSCHENVRLAHPLAPNEIRAAGQVDFRLDGTRRRMERFVARVWDGS is encoded by the coding sequence ATGCGACCTCTCACCGAAGCCGACGTCCGGGCCTCGTTCGTGAACGCGGACGCCGACGAGCTGCGCGTCATGGAGATGCCGCACGACTTCCTCCTCGTGGACTGGGACTACCTCGACTTCTTCGCCTGGCGCGACCCGAGTGCCGGCAAGCGCGGCTACGTCCTGATCCCGCACGAGGGGCGCGTGGTCGGCGTGGTGCTGCGGGCGTCGGAACCAGGGCGCGGGCGCTCCGGCATGTGTAACATCTGCCACACGATGCAGCCGGGCAACCAGGTGGCGTTGTTCGCCGCCCGGCGCACGGGGGAGGCGGGGGAGCGCGGCGACTCGGTCGGCACCTACATCTGCGCCGACCTGTCCTGCCACGAGAACGTGCGCCTGGCGCATCCGCTCGCACCGAACGAGATCCGGGCGGCGGGACAGGTCGACTTCCGCCTCGACGGCACCCGGCGGCGGATGGAGCGGTTCGTCGCTCGCGTCTGGGACGGCTCCTGA
- a CDS encoding CsbD family protein, with product MSAENKIKAAAEKVAGKAKEVVGEVTDNDKLVAEGKAEQAKGDVRNAAEDVKDTFTK from the coding sequence ATGAGCGCGGAGAACAAGATCAAGGCCGCAGCCGAGAAGGTGGCGGGCAAGGCCAAGGAGGTCGTCGGCGAGGTCACCGACAACGACAAGCTCGTCGCCGAGGGCAAGGCCGAGCAGGCCAAGGGCGATGTCAGGAACGCGGCCGAGGATGTCAAGGACACGTTCACCAAGTGA
- a CDS encoding MDR family MFS transporter: protein MSATVTADAPFLLTKRRIWIIFSALIAGMLLASLDQTIVSTAMPTIVGQLGGVDHQVWITTAYLLATTIVMPIYGKFGDVLGRRSLFLVAIALFTLASVGCAFATDFWMFVVFRALQGLGGGGLMILSQAIIADIVPANERGKYMGPLGAVFGLSAVAGPLLGGFFVDHMTWQWAFYINIPVGIAAFLIALVALKLPSKKAEKPIDILGVLFLSAATTCLIFFTDFGGDAAFGWDSLATWAWGAGLVVSATAFVITESRVQDPIIPLSLFRNPIFVNATAIGLVLGIGMFAAIGFVPTFLQMSSGTSAAASGLLMIPMMVGLMGTSIFSGLAISKTGKYKIYPILGTIITGIAMVAMTTLSAETPIWLICAFLFVFGAGLGLIMQVVVLVVQNAVPAGEIGTATSTNNYFREVGASLGTAVFGTIFTTRLTENLLGVFAGAGASPEAASEAASTIDPATLNSLPDEVRDGIVTAYADALAPVFWYLVPFIALALILSLFLKQIPLSDQAGLVARGEAISGEEAERLEAELRTAGRVGAARTDAEPEETGSASTGR from the coding sequence ATGTCCGCCACCGTCACCGCGGATGCGCCCTTCCTCCTCACGAAGCGCCGCATCTGGATCATCTTCAGCGCCCTGATCGCGGGCATGCTGCTCGCGAGCCTCGACCAGACCATCGTGTCGACGGCGATGCCCACGATCGTCGGCCAGCTCGGCGGCGTCGACCATCAGGTCTGGATCACCACCGCCTACCTGCTCGCCACCACCATCGTCATGCCCATCTACGGCAAGTTCGGCGACGTGCTGGGACGACGGTCACTCTTCCTCGTCGCCATCGCCCTGTTCACACTGGCCTCGGTGGGCTGCGCGTTCGCGACGGACTTCTGGATGTTCGTCGTCTTCCGTGCCCTCCAGGGTCTCGGCGGCGGCGGGCTCATGATCCTGTCGCAGGCGATCATCGCCGACATCGTGCCCGCCAACGAGCGCGGCAAGTACATGGGTCCGCTCGGCGCGGTGTTCGGCCTCTCCGCCGTCGCCGGACCGCTCCTCGGCGGTTTCTTCGTCGACCACATGACCTGGCAGTGGGCGTTCTACATCAACATCCCGGTCGGCATCGCCGCGTTCCTCATCGCCCTCGTGGCTCTGAAGCTCCCCAGCAAGAAGGCGGAGAAGCCGATCGACATCCTCGGCGTGCTCTTCCTGTCGGCGGCGACGACCTGCCTCATCTTCTTCACCGACTTCGGCGGCGACGCCGCGTTCGGCTGGGACTCGCTCGCGACCTGGGCCTGGGGCGCCGGGCTCGTGGTGTCGGCGACGGCGTTCGTCATCACCGAGTCCCGGGTGCAGGACCCGATCATCCCGCTCAGCCTCTTCCGCAACCCGATCTTCGTGAACGCCACGGCGATCGGCCTCGTCCTCGGCATCGGCATGTTCGCCGCGATCGGCTTCGTCCCGACGTTCCTGCAGATGTCGTCCGGCACCTCCGCCGCCGCCTCCGGGCTGCTGATGATCCCGATGATGGTCGGCCTCATGGGGACCTCGATCTTCTCCGGCCTCGCGATCTCGAAGACCGGGAAGTACAAGATCTATCCGATCCTCGGCACGATCATCACCGGTATCGCGATGGTCGCCATGACCACGCTGTCGGCGGAGACGCCGATCTGGTTGATCTGCGCATTCCTGTTCGTCTTCGGCGCCGGGCTCGGCCTCATCATGCAGGTCGTCGTGCTCGTCGTGCAGAACGCCGTCCCGGCGGGCGAGATCGGCACCGCCACGAGCACGAACAACTACTTCCGCGAGGTCGGCGCCTCGCTGGGGACGGCGGTGTTCGGCACGATCTTCACCACGCGTCTCACGGAGAACCTGCTCGGCGTGTTCGCCGGCGCCGGGGCGTCCCCCGAGGCCGCCTCCGAGGCCGCGTCCACGATCGACCCCGCCACGCTGAACAGCCTGCCGGACGAGGTCCGCGACGGCATCGTCACGGCATATGCGGACGCCCTCGCCCCGGTGTTCTGGTACCTCGTGCCCTTCATCGCGCTCGCGCTCATCCTGTCGCTGTTCCTCAAGCAGATCCCGCTGTCGGATCAGGCGGGTCTCGTCGCGCGCGGCGAGGCGATCAGCGGCGAGGAGGCCGAGCGCCTCGAGGCCGAGCTCCGCACGGCCGGGCGGGTCGGTGCCGCACGCACGGACGCCGAGCCGGAAGAGACCGGCTCGGCGTCCACGGGCAGGTAG